One Salvia miltiorrhiza cultivar Shanhuang (shh) chromosome 6, IMPLAD_Smil_shh, whole genome shotgun sequence genomic window, ACTGTCCGCCCCAAAACCTTCATCTCCAGCTTCCGTTTGACCACCCACTGCTCCGGAGCTTTCACCAATCCCTCCAGGTGTCCCAAGATTTGAGTAGGAAGAAAAGCCAGTTTGTCCACTAGAGCTGTAGTTTCCATCAGCTTGTACAGCGTCGCCACCACCACCAAAGGCACCTTCTCCTCCACTAGGGTAGTTACCAGAACCACCAAATCCACCACCTTGACTCGGATATTGGTTGCCACCACCATATCCACCTCCGCCCCCATAGTTACCACCCTGTCCACCTCCATAACCCCCACCACCAGAACCATATCCCCCACCTCCATATCCCCCACCTCCATAACCCCCACCGGCAGAACCATAACCCCCACCACCAGCACCATATCCACCTCCAAAACCACCGCCACCTCCAAAACCACCACCACGAGGTTTTTCAGTAGCATAATTCACCCTAACCCTTCGCCCATGTAGATCCTGAAAAGTTCACCATCAGAAATCACAAATCCATGCACATAAAATCAA contains:
- the LOC130989672 gene encoding glycine-rich RNA-binding protein 2, mitochondrial-like is translated as MAFLNRVGNILKQTVSKHASSQFLAPNASIFQAMRSMSSSAKLFVGGLSYSTDEVSLREAFSQYGEVVEARVILDRETGRSRGFGFITFTSTEAASSAIQAFDGQDLHGRRVRVNYATEKPRGGGFGGGGGFGGGYGAGGGGYGSAGGGYGGGGYGGGGYGSGGGGYGGGQGGNYGGGGGYGGGNQYPSQGGGFGGSGNYPSGGEGAFGGGGDAVQADGNYSSSGQTGFSSYSNLGTPGGIGESSGAVGGQTEAGDEGFGADSFDKDEGEEPSDYANTRN